Proteins encoded within one genomic window of Stigmatopora argus isolate UIUO_Sarg chromosome 21, RoL_Sarg_1.0, whole genome shotgun sequence:
- the c21h6orf47 gene encoding uncharacterized protein C6orf47 homolog isoform X1 yields the protein MASLVGRAWGWVRSWGSSGLPDKTSLGKIEDKKLNQSSGRQKEQITQGEEEYCEAQENLQPVENEDLGAGKQMEEMGVDHVPRWWNKYLSTPFLPWTRKTQPSGFKETKHFSRNCDLEIDGDFSDYGTPPPSPTPHSRLPSPFRLFVHSWNVELFPEHYEICFNFLRHLFDLFVVGFLWIVSPPVKLILEILGIQGPLRLWLHGMAMFFVSTVGMAGVLWLIQEHLPEFAFIYGIVQALVISVSLKKSVLLGLDEEKTQLEEENRESEVTEEDRKEFIPTSDKIKMT from the coding sequence ATGGCATCTTTGGTAGGAAGAGCATGGGGCTGGGTGCGCTCTTGGGGTAGCAGTGGTCTGCCAGATAAGACTTCATTGGGCAAAATTGAGGATAAAAAGCTTAATCAGTCCAGTGGAAGACAAAAAGAACAAATTACACAGGGAGAGGAGGAGTACTGTGAGGCTCAAGAGAATCTACAACCCGTGGAAAATGAAGATCTCGGTGCTGGAAAACAGATGGAGGAGATGGGTGTTGACCATGTTCCTAGATGGTGGAATAAATATCTTTCTACGCCTTTCTTACCCTGGACAAGAAAAACACAGCCAAGTGGATTCaaggaaacaaaacattttagcaGGAACTGTGATCTGGAAATTGATGGGGACTTTTCAGACTATGGGACACCTCCTCCTTCCCCGACGCCACATTCCAGGCTGCCATCCCCCTTTCGACTCTTTGTGCACAGTTGGAATGTGGAATTGTTTCCAGAGCACTACGAGATCTGCTTCAACTTTCTCCGCCATCTGTTTGACCTATTCGTGGTGGGATTCCTCTGGATTGTGTCGCCACCCGTCAAGCTGATTTTAGAAATTTTGGGGATTCAGGGACCACTAAGGCTTTGGCTACATGGCATGGCCATGTTTTTTGTATCTACAGTAGGAATGGCTGGAGTCCTTTGGCTGATCCAAGAGCATCTGCCTGAGTTTGCTTTTATCTATGGTATTGTGCAAGCATTAGTGATCTCTGTTAGCCTAAAAAAGAGTGTTCTCCTTGGACTGGATGAAGAAAAGACACAATTGGAAGAGGAGAACAGAGAAAGCGAAGTGACAGAGGAAGACAGAAAAGAATTTATTCCCACAAGTGATAAAATAAAGATGACATGA